The following proteins are co-located in the Paludibaculum fermentans genome:
- a CDS encoding polysaccharide biosynthesis tyrosine autokinase, translating into MNLPARQQVIDASGYSAGDRGFQHTGYPAEMEEPDHGGLIEYWRILRRRKGTLILISGLGLLLAVLVTLPQTPVYQAKTTLEILELNQDFMNMKNVQQVADGGTSNLMTDIQTQIKILQSESLLDRVVASFKAKEVSDLGRGKSRISAWRRALNLPEPSGADAQSAALKMAQRDMKVRASGQTRIVEILVDSTDPRLATDFANRLTQEYIEQNMDARWKMSQRTGEFLSKQIDEMRVKLERSEDALQVYARRNGLLFSDDKTNVTTDKLKQVQESLTKAQTDRVQKQSRWEMATTAPSDTLPDVLDDKTLQEYETRLTDLRRQKAEFEETYTSDNPKVKRVEAQIVTVTRRLERQRTDILKRIKNEYDEALRREKLLEADYRQQAGLVTDQGDKAITYNILKRESDTNRQLYDSMLQRVKESAISSALKASNVRVVDPAKIPTKPYKPSFATNAALGLVTGLFLGVAFVVMTDRANRTLTEPADIAYYLNVPELGMIPAESSMTGKRMKYFGRSDKKKDDSSDDTGDEDIQRLELVTYQRKPSLLAESFRATLTSILFTGQDGRRPKLLVVTSPSPGEGKTTVVTNLAIALAETGQRVLLIDADTRKPRIHSIFGLVNERGLTTILRGNNHNGTASRYGRPYRNGDSRGNGRTNGVAASAFTGEVHREVATELPGDEQSLNGAGGHKPALLSSELATLLSGMVVETKVDGLYVLPSGPGVAGATNLLYSQQLPELLEHLQDEFDMIFIDTPPMLQIPDARVIGRLTSGVVLVVRANQTTRDAAIAARGRLRDDGIHVVGTVLNDWNPKQSPGGYYGYYDGHYGKYYKRYYGPTTEGESA; encoded by the coding sequence GGCGGTATTGGTGACATTGCCGCAGACGCCGGTTTACCAGGCCAAAACGACACTGGAGATTCTGGAACTGAACCAGGACTTCATGAACATGAAGAACGTCCAGCAGGTGGCCGACGGCGGGACGTCGAACCTGATGACGGACATCCAGACGCAGATCAAGATCCTGCAAAGCGAGAGCCTGCTCGACAGGGTGGTGGCGTCGTTCAAGGCAAAGGAAGTGTCTGACCTGGGGCGCGGAAAGAGCCGGATCTCGGCTTGGCGCCGGGCCCTGAACCTGCCGGAGCCCAGCGGGGCGGATGCCCAGTCCGCGGCTCTCAAGATGGCTCAGCGGGACATGAAGGTTCGTGCCAGCGGGCAGACGCGCATCGTCGAGATTCTGGTGGATTCGACGGATCCCAGGCTGGCGACCGATTTCGCCAATAGGCTGACCCAGGAGTACATCGAGCAGAACATGGATGCCCGGTGGAAGATGTCGCAACGTACCGGGGAGTTCCTGTCCAAGCAGATTGACGAGATGAGGGTCAAGCTGGAACGCAGCGAGGACGCGCTGCAGGTCTACGCGCGGCGGAACGGCTTGCTGTTCTCCGACGACAAGACCAACGTCACGACCGACAAGCTGAAGCAGGTGCAGGAGTCCCTGACCAAAGCCCAGACCGACAGGGTGCAAAAACAGAGCCGGTGGGAGATGGCGACGACTGCTCCATCGGACACACTCCCCGATGTACTGGACGACAAGACCCTGCAGGAGTATGAGACGAGGCTGACGGACCTTCGGCGGCAAAAAGCCGAGTTTGAGGAGACGTACACCTCGGACAATCCAAAGGTGAAGCGGGTGGAAGCGCAGATCGTCACTGTGACCAGGCGGTTGGAGCGGCAGCGCACCGACATCCTGAAGCGCATCAAGAACGAGTACGACGAGGCGCTGCGCCGCGAAAAGCTGCTGGAGGCGGACTACCGGCAGCAGGCGGGGCTGGTGACGGACCAGGGCGACAAGGCGATCACCTACAATATCCTGAAGCGTGAGTCTGACACCAACAGGCAGCTCTACGACTCGATGCTGCAGAGGGTGAAGGAGAGCGCGATCTCGAGCGCCCTGAAGGCGAGCAACGTGCGCGTGGTCGATCCGGCCAAGATCCCGACCAAGCCCTACAAGCCCAGCTTCGCGACGAACGCGGCACTGGGCTTGGTGACCGGCCTGTTTCTGGGCGTGGCCTTCGTCGTCATGACGGACCGGGCTAACCGGACCCTGACTGAACCGGCGGACATCGCGTACTACCTGAACGTCCCCGAGTTGGGCATGATCCCGGCCGAATCGTCGATGACGGGTAAGCGGATGAAGTACTTCGGACGGAGCGACAAGAAGAAGGACGACAGCTCCGACGACACGGGCGATGAGGACATTCAGAGACTGGAACTGGTCACCTACCAGCGCAAGCCGAGTCTGCTGGCGGAGAGCTTCCGGGCGACGCTGACCAGCATTCTCTTCACGGGGCAGGATGGCCGGAGACCGAAACTGCTGGTGGTGACAAGCCCCTCGCCGGGTGAAGGCAAGACAACGGTGGTGACCAACCTGGCGATCGCGCTGGCGGAGACGGGGCAGCGGGTGCTGCTGATCGACGCCGATACGAGGAAGCCGCGTATCCATTCCATCTTCGGGCTGGTGAACGAGCGAGGCCTGACCACGATCCTGCGGGGCAACAACCATAACGGCACCGCGTCGCGTTATGGCCGTCCCTACCGGAATGGCGATTCGCGGGGCAACGGCAGGACCAATGGCGTCGCGGCGAGCGCCTTCACTGGTGAAGTGCACAGGGAAGTTGCCACGGAGTTGCCGGGCGATGAGCAGTCCCTGAATGGAGCCGGCGGCCACAAGCCGGCGCTGTTGAGCAGCGAACTCGCGACCCTGCTGAGCGGGATGGTCGTGGAGACGAAGGTGGACGGGCTGTACGTCCTGCCAAGCGGACCTGGGGTGGCCGGCGCGACGAACCTGCTGTACTCCCAGCAACTGCCGGAGCTGTTGGAGCACCTGCAGGACGAGTTCGACATGATCTTCATTGACACGCCTCCGATGCTGCAGATCCCGGATGCACGTGTGATCGGGCGGCTGACCAGCGGCGTTGTGCTGGTGGTGCGCGCGAACCAGACGACGCGTGACGCTGCGATTGCGGCGCGCGGCCGGCTGCGGGATGACGGTATCCATGTCGTGGGCACGGTGCTGAACGACTGGAATCCGAAGCAGTCCCCGGGCGGCTACTACGGCTACTACGACGGCCACTACGGCAAGTACTACAAGCGTTACTACGGGCCGACGACCGAGGGCGAGAGCGCGTAG